In Mangifera indica cultivar Alphonso chromosome 14, CATAS_Mindica_2.1, whole genome shotgun sequence, the DNA window TGTCAACAgtaaccataaaaatatataaattgaaacagATTTTCAGAATTTAAACCAATTATATCAGTTttagcagaaaaataaaaaataaaagtgttcAGGAGACTTACATCATTGCTGTCCTGAGTTCCAGCAGAGCGGTTTCTGGAGAAGACACTTCTAACGAACTCTACAGTGATGCCCATCTCAGTTGTTTTGCAATAAGTAGCGAAGCAGAATTTTCATAAGGGTTGTCTCCAATTATATTGAAACCACACAGAGGTATTGAGATTCCCTAAATTATTGCTTGTGTTGAAGAAAAGTTGACAATGCAAGTGGCAATTTTCACTCAGTTGAGTTTCAATTGACTAAGCTTCACTGGATTCTTCTTTAATAAAGTTAGGTAAACGATCTGTTCATTATGATAAACCATATGTTAGCTGCAGTTAAGTCAGAAGATCCGCAGGTTTTGCAGAGCTTTAGAGCTGGACTTAGCCTTTAATCACAAAAATTATAGAAAcccaaaagtgaaaaaatattagataaaagtTTCTACACATCACTTTATGCACATGGGTTGCAGCAGATTAGACTCATAAAGTTTGCTTGTTATGAGGGCCATGTCTATTCCTTCAGACTTGATCATTTCTAAACTATCCTTTAAAGTGCCCCTCTTCTTAGTTGCTCGCCACCGTTTATTTTCCTAAACATGGAAAACATGTCAATATTTTAGTTTTGGGACCATTTGGGAAGCCAAAACAATAGTAACTTTTGGTTTCTCATTGGATTTTAACTtatcaatttaagttttttgaGATCAATAAGTGATCAATGGATGGGTAGCAAGAGCAAGTGCATGTGTCGGATCAGTACAGTCAAATGGATAATGACATTCATATAATGTTTCATTTTATGATTAGGTTTTAGAATTGTGATGTGGGTTTGTCTGATTAAGGAGATTGGTATGAAATGAATGTATTTATACACCATTAGGGCccttaaaaatcaattaatgcaTAGGGTTTCGGGCCAATCATATGCAATCTCTGCCCTTGAGTGGCTTTCTCTCCTCTTCACTTGTTGCAGAAACATACAGGATTGAGGTTTATTTCGGGTACTATGTAATGTCAACCCTATAATTAAAGTGCAAAAGCCTGCTATCTGaaaccaatttttattttgttagaacCCAGAATTTTTTCAGAAAGCTATTTATAAAATCAACATTCATACATGGAGAAATAAATTTGCAGAATTATATGTGTTGTGTCAGCTCATGTTTTGTCAACGTCCAGGGCTTGTTTTCTTGAGCCTGAACACAGAAGACTTCCTCCATTCTCATGCATGCTCCCTTAGAGTTAGGTAATGTTCTTCTGCTGGCTGCTGCAATTCTCTCAATTGAACTGCATTACTTCATACCAAAGATTCGCTGGCCATTTCTTTTCTGGCAACCAAAAGATCCAAGTAACTGGTTACATGAACTGAACCCTTCATATCTAACTCAATGGaacatcaaatattttgttGAGTAGAGGTTTATGTGGCTACAACAGTTCCAGTTTAGAAACTATTTCATCCAAGTGCCCCTTTGGCCAACTTCAAACTGGCTGTACAGTGTACACCGTTAGTAGAGGCCTCAGCGTCAGCATCCATTGTGTGTTTTGTACGTGTAACTACTCCTGACATCCATAATTGTAATGGGTTGCTGTCATTTCATCAATGATGCAAGGCTGGTGAGGATGGACCAGTATGGGAGACAGTCCTGTTTTCTCACCCTCTGAGTGTCAACGGAACCATTTATTACTATGCAGAATAAGCCGCCTGCTTCTGGTTTGTCGCCAACTCATCTCATTCTTTTCAAGAATTCTCATCAACTGTCGCTTCTCTAATCTTCATGGTCCatgacaaatattttttttttaattgaaccgaatgaactttattttttttattgaaataattaaattattctgattttatattaaaaaaattgaatttgtattATATCACACAAAAGTGAAACAAACTTATAATAtcgttaaaattaatgatatgtGATTTTGCTTTAATTCAGAaatgattatcaaaataattttttgttcatgTGAGCAATTTTGGGGATAACATgaacaattttaaagattaagtGAGCACTTACAACcaacaaaaatgacaaattaaccATTTTTCCTATGTTCGTAATGATgcttattgttttttaaagtgAATCTAGTTCACTTAAATTTAGACCTGATAAAACAGATGGATTACTTATAAGTATTATGAGTAACCTATTTAAAATAAGGTAtgagttttgaatttttggatagGTATCCGTTTTGAACCCATATTCATGGGTAATAAATTTTGTGGACGGGTTAGATATGCTCGCGAGTATCTACAGGACActagatattttttttgtattcatcatcatcttcttcttcaacattaAACTTATAACACACTCAAcacaaatttgacaaattttctctctttttgatttaaaatgaactcaaatctaccttaaaattaaagaatttattgtgttgaaaacaaatttaaggaACATAAACActaaacaatttattataagtattcATTCTGTAttcaatgctaaaattctttaaatctatagaaaatatttgtataattttagttaaattttcattcattcaCAAAAgactaatattaaaaattatgaaataaatatataaaataataaaaacaaaagagaaatagtaagaaaattaatattaacagaTACTAATGGGTCGATTCATATCCACATGATCAAgtattaattttagaaattattactAATATAACTTCATCTGTTTTTTACTTACACCCAACTCAATCAACTTATTTGtcaagtttatttaaattcttttaattagaatttttttttgaaattaaagaaagaaattatttttatcactgCTTATGCGTTATGGAgcctaaataataaaaaaatttcaaactttcaatttaaaaaatcaatattgttaaaaacaaaattttaattttaattgttggattttgcttattttaagtagattttgttttattttaggttTGTTTTGTGGCTTTCtgtaaaagtataaaaataataaaaatttaatctattcaatatataaaaatataaattaagataattacTCGAAAGTTATAAACAAgcaaagtaataataataaaattaaaaataaaaatcttgtatTCATATACGTATTCTAATATAGATACGTGTAAAAATAGACATGTATATTTCGaatagcaaaaattaaaaactatttaatATAAGCCTATATACGGAGTATGGGAGAGTACACAGAGAGTAAGAAACTataccaaaataataaatttttacggataaaattgaaaatttagtttatttttaaaataattacatttaagAAGATAAACAATTtcctatattttattaaaaaattaaaatttaaaacctaaaGCAGTCACTAATGATGAAATATTGCTAGCCACGATTGAAATTGTATCAAATAAGTGCGATTTCAACTAGAATCacaccaaaattataaaattttaatcaaaattgatttaGAATAGTATAGTCTAATCGAAATTATACTATGATTTACAATGAAGATTGCATTAGCCATACTGATCAGATTTTAACTCAAATTGCACTGTTATAGCACAAATCCAGATGAAATTACACCACACCCAATTTAGTGTAATTTAAATGGAATTGCATCGgaataatatgattttgatggaATCGCATCATTTTGATGTGATTCTATCATGattttaacctaattttaattgtaattggTGTAAATAAGAATTTAAGGTTAGAGTTtcggtttttttaattaaagataggggtttaaatgaaaattttaaagttaatgaaagaaaatctgtactttatttgttatttaaaggtgtaaaagatattaattctataatatatataggTATATATTATTAACTAAAGAAAATACCCTTTGACCTTAACCTTAACTGTTGACTTTTGACAACACATGAGAAAgtgttatttttcaatatttgtggTTTTAACATAAACACGTGGAAAATCCAAAAACAGAAAAGTTTTTAGTTTGGGTTTTGAATTGGGCTGGGCTGGGCTGTATTGGGATATCAATCTGAACAAGATCCAACTGACTTACTGTTCACCCGAAAACCGACCGTTTTCTTGCGCAGTATAAGAGCAATTCGGATCTTTACCTGGGTCTGCACCTGAGCCTGAACCTGAACCTGGAGTACCCATAGCACGCTGCGTAGAGTTTTGCAGTAAATACCTGTAATAGAGCCAGTGAAAAGAAACAGAAATGAGCATTGTACCCAAGGAGACGGTTGAGGTGATAGCGCAAAGCGTTGGAATTAACAATTTGTCTACAGATGCAGCCCTCGCTCTCGCTCCTGATGTTGAATATCGAATGCGCGAAATCATGCAGGTCTCTTTCAATTTCCTTTTGGCGTTATATCTTGTGTTTATTTACATGGGTTTGTTTCCCCCCTTGTTTCGTTTTTTTTCTTGTGGATGTTAGTGACTTGTTATTCTATGTGTTGAGTTGCTAAGTTAGGTTATTTGGGAAAGATTTTTATATAAGTTTATGTGATGAAGTTAGGCGATTTTAAATGAATAGGGTTTCTGTGATTAAAGTTTTCCGCTATTggaatttgaaaacttttgtttgttttgtttgatgaatGTGTTATATGGAGTATTTATTTGAAAGCTGTGTAGTGTGTTATCTTAAAACAAATCATGTTCAGTGTTAACTATTTATGGAATTTTTGGAGATAAATTTTTGTATAGAAGTACTTGGGGTAATTTGTGTGGATAATCAAGTCATAGGTTGGTGAGGAATACTTAGATGGTGAATATGACCAACTTGATTAAAGAAATCAACAATTGGTATTGGAATTAATGAAGTTATTGATTGAAGTACAGGAAGCAATCAAATTCATGCGTCACTCCAAGAGAACTATGCTGACGACAGATGATGTTGATGGTGCTTTGAAATTAAGGAATGTGGAGGTGAGTTGAAAATAATTCTAATAGCCTGATTTTTAGCATGGAGTGGAACGATTTAGGCTTGTGATATAATACTAAATGCTGCTTATCTGGTAATTTTGGTAATTACAATTTCATCATCTAATATCATTgtgtttaattttcttgcctCAGCCATTATATGGTTTTGCCTCAGGGGGCCCTTTGCGGTTCAGAAGAGCTATTGGGCATAGGGATCtgttttatgttgatgacaaGGATGTGGATTTCAAAGATGTAAGAAAGTGATGATTATGTTTTGTTGCTCAACCAagatacaatttaatttttccttcaacTGTTCTTGACTTATAGGTGATTGAAGCTCCTTTACCTAAAGCTCCTCTTGATACAGCAATTGTTTGTCACTGGCTAGCAATTGAAGGGACACAACCTGCAATTCCAGAAAATGCTCCGATGGAAGGTTGGTGTCTATTATAGAGGCCTTATCAAGTGTCATATAATCTTTTAGACTTTAAATTTAGTgttattagtttaaattttagagaagcctgatttaaaaaatgtttagcATCTATTGAACTAGGATGGAAATTAATGTATTGGTTTAAGTGCATTGTGATCTCTGTTAGATCATGGTAAAATTTTCTATTGGCATCAAGTCTAAATGGTAGATTACATATTGAATTGGTTCTTCAAGAAGTAATTAGTGATGATAATCTCATGACAAAGGTAGAAGCAGATACTATTTTTGCTTTCATTGTCACTCAATCTGGATATTAATCTTTGAATTAGTTTTGTTTGTCTCTAGTAATTACTGCTCCACCTGATGGAAGAAACAAAGAACAGAAGGATGGGCTTCCTGTTGACATTAAATTACCAGTTAGACATATATTGTCTAAGGAACTTCAGGTACATGAAATACTATCTGCtcctatattttttactattatttttttctttctgctaTTTATTAATATGTCTTTTACTGTCACCTTTGCAGCTGTACTTTGATAAAATCACTGAGCTAACTGTGAGCAGGTCTAATTCAATACTTTTCAAACAAGCATTAGTGAGTTTGGCCACAGACTCGGGACTTCATCCATTAGTTCCTTATTTCACATATTTTGTTGCTGATGAGGTGATAATTTTAAGAGTATATTCTGGAATTACAAACAGTTGTAGGAAAATAGATATCAATAATTCTCATTCTACTGTTCCTTTCCATGATGTCAGGTATCTCGTGGTTTGAATGATTATTCCCTTCTGTTTTCTTTGATGCGTATTGTTTGGAGTCTTCTTCAGAATCCTCACATACATATAGAACCTTatgtaagtttaattttaatttgtatcgtttattttttaagattagaTGACCATATTCTTTATCTTTGTTCAATTCATGGATATCTTTTGTGAAGAGTCTACCATCCATGAATCTGAGAAAGCATTATTTTCGTGTCAGCTTCACCAATTGATGCCATCTGTAGTTACCTGCCTTGTTGCAAAAAGGCTAGGGAATAGACTTGCAGATAACCACTGGGAACTTAGAGACTTCACAGCAAAACTGGTTGCTACAATATGCAAAAGGTGAGACTTCTAcaacttatttttgttttttcctggGTCATCCGTGCTTTATCTACATGTAATAAATTTTTCGGTATTTTTTCTGTAGATTTGGGCATGTTTATAGCACTCTTCAGACACGTTTGACCAAAACTCTCCTCAATGCTCTTTTGGACCCAAAGCGATCATTGACTCAACATTATGGTGCAATTCAAGGTTTAGCAGCCCTGGGACCCAATGTGGTACTCTCACTTCTTGTGCATTTTGCAATATATATGTACTATTTGCGTCCTTATAGTCAATTTAGTAAACAATGGTGCTATTTGTGACGTTTCCTCTTTCTACAAGTAGGTTCGCCTTCTTCTACTGCCAAATCTTGAGCCTTATTTGCATCTTCTTGAACCTGAGATGCTACTTGAGAAGCAAAAAAATGAAGTAAAGAGGCATGAGGCCTGGCGAGTATATGGGGCCTTGCTGGTAAGTTGCTTTGTGTAAAAATGCTTATACAATTATATCCTGGAGGATAAATCTTGAGAAGCTTATTAATGGGTATAATTTGACTTTTCTGCTTCCAGCATGCAGCTGGTCAATGCATTTATGATTGCCTCAAGATCTTCCCCCTATGCCATCCCCACCAGCTCATGCTGTCTGGAAATCCAGCGGAAAAGTTCTTACTAGAGTGCCCAGTAAGAGATATA includes these proteins:
- the LOC123196819 gene encoding LOW QUALITY PROTEIN: transcription initiation factor TFIID subunit 6 (The sequence of the model RefSeq protein was modified relative to this genomic sequence to represent the inferred CDS: inserted 1 base in 1 codon), coding for MSIVPKETVEVIAQSVGINNLSTDAALALAPDVEYRMREIMQEAIKFMRHSKRTMLTTDDVDGALKLRNVEPLYGFASGGPLRFRRAIGHRDLFYVDDKDVDFKDVIEAPLPKAPLDTAIVCHWLAIEGTQPAIPENAPMEVITAPPDGRNKEQKDGLPVDIKLPVRHILSKELQLYFDKITELTVSRSNSILFKQALVSLATDSGLHPLVPYFTYFVADEVSRGLNDYSLLFSLMRIVWSLLQNPHIHIEPYLHQLMPSVVTCLVAKRLGNRLADNHWELRDFTAKLVATICKRFGHVYSTLQTRLTKTLLNALLDPKRSLTQHYGAIQGLAALGPNVVRLLLLPNLEPYLHLLEPEMLLEKQKNEVKRHEAWRVYGALLHAAGQCIYDCLKIXPPMPSPPAHAVWKSSGKVLTRVPNKRKTSMEDLEEQPPHKKVATDGSSGPVSTSSSSSPMQEEPVAATSLGDSDAGPSSYSGQISHDSRSGSRQSRGNGDSRASKISPLLPQIWKDDLKSGQLMVSLFGLFGEDILSFIPAPEMSLFL